Within the Aeromicrobium sp. Root236 genome, the region TCAGCGTGATGCCGATGCCGTTGACGCCGAGGGAGTAGTAGGCGCCGAAGACCTTGATCCACTCGTGCTTCTCGGTCAGCTGGTAGCCGCCGGCGTCCTGGTCGAACTTGGCCATGACGACGAGCGACAGGACCAGCGTGACGAGCGAGACGCCGAGCGCGACGTACTTGGCCCGGTGGTGGGGCGCGGACTCACGCGGCAGGAGCGCGAGGAGCACCGCTCCCGCGATCGGAGTCGCGGCGAGGATCGACAGGATCATGCGAGGGTCACCGCCAGGAGGGCAAGGACGAGGACGGCAACGCCGCCGAACATCGTGAGTGCGTACGAACGGACGTAGCCGGTCTGCGGCTTGCGCAGGAACTGCGAGGTGTCACCGAGCCGGTCGGCGACGCCCGTGACGAAGCCGTCGACCCCCTTGCCGTCGAACCACACCAGGAACCGGGTGAGGTGACGCGTCGGGCGTACGACAAGGGCGTCGTTGATCTCGTTGCCGTAGAGCTCGTGGCGGCCCGCGCGGGCGAAGACCGACACCGAGCTGTCTGCAGGCGTCTCGGCGGCGATCGGCTCGCGCCGGTAGAACGCCACCGCGGCGACGACACCCACAGCGACGACTGCCGTGATGATGAGCGTCAGGACGATCGCCGGCACCGCGAGCTCTTCGTGCTCGGCGTGACCCGTGATGGGCTCGAGCCACTCGGTGATCCAGTTGCTCACCAGCAGCACGCCTCCGAGGGCGGAGAGCACGGCGAGGCCGATCAACGGCCACGTCATGACGCGCGGCGACTCGTGCGGGTGCACGTCCTCGCGCCATCTCTTCTCGGACAGGAACGTCATGATCATCAGGCGGGTCATGTAGAACGCCGTGACGCCGGCGCCCAGCAGCGCGCCGAGGCCGACCCAGAAGTTCTCACCGAACGCTGCCTCGATGATCTTGTCCTTGGACCAGAAGCCCGCGAACGGCGGCACGCCGATGATCGCCAGGTAGCCGAGCCCGAACGTCGCGAACGTGATCGGCATCAACGTCCGCAGGCCGCCGTAGTGGCGCATCTCGACGTCGTCGTCCATGCCGTGCATGACCGAACCGGCGCCGAGGAACATGTTGGCCTTGAAGAATCCGTGCGTGATGAGGTGGAAGATCGCGAACGCGTAGCCGGCCGGGCCGAGGCCTGCGGCGAGCATCATGTAGCCGATCTG harbors:
- the nuoL gene encoding NADH-quinone oxidoreductase subunit L, which translates into the protein MFDLQWLLIAIPLASGLGLLVWGKEGDRFGHLIGTAASALSFLFGVVLFASLLGKDGEDRSQSTKLFTWIDAGSFHVDMGFTFDQLSGLFVLLITGVGTLIHVYSIGYMAHDERRRRFFAFLNIFIAAMLTLVLASDYLVLFLGWEGVGLASYLLIGFWQHKDSAAAAAKKAFVVNRVGDLGMATGIMLMFSEFGTSSIGAVNGAITGASGSVATALGLLLLLGACGKSAQVPLQSWLLDAMEGPTPVSALIHAATMVTAGVYLVVRSNGIFDASEAARTAVIVVGLVTLLAGAWIGCAKDDIKKALAGSTMSQIGYMMLAAGLGPAGYAFAIFHLITHGFFKANMFLGAGSVMHGMDDDVEMRHYGGLRTLMPITFATFGLGYLAIIGVPPFAGFWSKDKIIEAAFGENFWVGLGALLGAGVTAFYMTRLMIMTFLSEKRWREDVHPHESPRVMTWPLIGLAVLSALGGVLLVSNWITEWLEPITGHAEHEELAVPAIVLTLIITAVVAVGVVAAVAFYRREPIAAETPADSSVSVFARAGRHELYGNEINDALVVRPTRHLTRFLVWFDGKGVDGFVTGVADRLGDTSQFLRKPQTGYVRSYALTMFGGVAVLVLALLAVTLA